The Deltaproteobacteria bacterium CG2_30_66_27 genome includes the window GATAAAAGTCACCCCCGAGGATTACATCCTCTCTGTCCTCTCTCCGGAGCAACGTCTTGACGCGGCCTTCCGCGTAGCCGAAGCAGCATTTAAAGGAACCAACTTGACGATGAAGGACGTCGAAAACGCCGTCAAGACGATCCGGAGAAAAACCAACGCGTCAAAGAAATAAGCTCGTCATCGACACAGGCGTACTGGTTTCCGCCTTCGCTTTCGGGGGAACACCGAGGGAAGCGGTTCGGAAGGCCGTCGCCGAAGATATGATCTTCGTCTCCCCCGACCTTCTAAAGGAATACCGGGAGGTTCCCGCGGCCCTTGCGAAAAGAAGGAAGATCGACAACCGCCAGTTCATGGCTCTCATCGCAGGCATCGCGGCGGTCGTGGCCAATGCCGGACTGGTTCATCCGAAAAAGCGCCTGGAGATTTGCCGTGACCC containing:
- a CDS encoding putative toxin-antitoxin system toxin component, PIN family, which codes for MDTGVLVSAFAFGGTPREAVRKAVAEDMIFVSPDLLKEYREVPAALAKRRKIDNRQFMALIAGIAAVVANAGLVHPKKRLEICRDPKDDMLLECCLAAKADLLVTGDLDLLSITDLPFAVGIVTPADYLAAKDRKR